The following proteins are encoded in a genomic region of Peromyscus eremicus chromosome 14, PerEre_H2_v1, whole genome shotgun sequence:
- the Tnfaip2 gene encoding tumor necrosis factor alpha-induced protein 2, with product MLKMVTFFQGLPGQPSVPGTLDFPGSPQKSRSTSEAEPEASMSEASSEDLMLSQEAGTARDGEEEESAKKEKKKSKGLANVFSVFTKGKKKKKKKDQPRLSDPEVQPKSRPDLDGPPPTVEELKEALESGRLEAAWQVLALERELEAEAAAASRRSNEELVRQQSKVEALYLLLRDQVLRVLRRPLEAAPERLRQALAVVSQQELEDRRAAGAPVAAVLVATRPRRWLQLWRDSVAEVAAERLDAQPAVVPEGRSEAETRFLHMGCTMKEDLEAVVERLKPLFPAEFNVVHTYAESYHAHFAAQLCTLAQFELCERDTYFLLLWVLNLYPNDILNSPKLAKELQGIRLGSLLPPKQIRLLEAVFLSNEVTNVKLLMTRALELESQRWARDVAPQSLDGHYHSELAIDIIQIVLQGLDKAENITPEVGVQIRQLLLVELAALLRSYQRTFDEFLEKSKLLTNYRANIIANINNCLSFRTSVEQKWQIPQDSLNHMLDPLKDLKAHGFDTLLQSLFSDLKPLFKKFTQTRWATPVETLEEIITTVGIRLPEFSELKDCFQEELMGAVHLHLVKEYIIRLSKRRVVLKTEEQQQQLARHILANADVIQHFCTQNGSNATWLNQALPRLAEIIHLQDSNAIKIEVATYATLYPDFSKGHLNAILAIKGNLLSSEVRSIRNILDINTGVQEPSRPLFSLIKVG from the exons ATGTTGAAAATGGTGACTTTTTTCCAAGGTCTTCCTGGCCAACCGTCTGTGCCGGGGACCCTGGACTTCCCCGGGAGCCCCCAGAAGTCACGCTCCACGTCTGAGGCGGAACCAGAGGCCTCCATGTCAGAGGCTTCTTCCGAGGACCTGATGCTATCCCAGGAGGCTGGGACGGCTcgggatggggaggaggaagagtctgcaaagaaggagaagaagaagtcCAAAGGACTGGCCAACGTGTTCAGTGTCTTCAccaaagggaagaagaagaagaagaaaaaggaccaGCCCAGATTATCGGATCCTGAGGTCCAGCCCAAGTCCAGGCCCGACCTAGATGGTCCACCGCCCACAG TGGAGGAGCTCAAGGAGGCCCTGGAGAGTGGGCGGCTGGAGGCCGCATGGCAGGTGCTGGCACTGGAGCGGgagctggaggctgaggcagcagcgGCGAGCCGCAGGAGCAACGAGGAGCTGGTGCGGCAGCAGAGCAAGGTGGAGGCGCTGTACTTGCTGCTGCGCGACCAGGTGCTCAGGGTGCTGCGGCGGCCGCTGGAGGCGGCGCCCGAGAGGCTGCGCCAGGCGCTGGCCGTGGTGtcacagcaggagcttgaggaccGTCGGGCGGCCGGGGCACCCGTGGCGGCGGTGCTGGTGGCCACGCGCCCCCGGCGCTGGCTGCAACTGTGGAGGGACAGTGTGGCGGAGGTGGCGGCGGAGCGTCTGGACGCGCAGCCAGCCGTGGTGCCCGAGGGCCGCTCGGAGGCCGAGACCAGGTTCCTGCACATGGGCTGCACCATGAAGGAGGACCTGGAGGCGGTGGTGGAGCGGCTGAAACCGCTGTTCCCTGCCGAGTTCAACGTTGTGCACACCTATGCCGAAAGCTACCACGCGCACTTCGCAGCCCAGCTGTGCACCTTGGCGCAGTTCGAGCTGTGTGAGAGGGACACCTACTTTCTGTTGCTCTGGGTGCTGAACCTCTACCCCAA TGATATTCTGAACAGCCCTAAGTTGGCAAAGGAGCTACAGGGTATCAGGCTTGGGAGCCTCCTGCCCCCTAAGCAGATCAGGTTGCTGGAGGCGGTGTTCCTGTCCAATGAGGTG ACCAATGTGAAGTTACTGATGACCCGAGCCTTAGAGCTAGAGTCTCAGCGCTGGGCCCGGGATGTGGCTCCCCAGAGCCTGGATGGCCATTACCACAGTGAGCTGGCGATCGACATCATCCAG ATCGTCTTACAAGGCCTGGACAAGGCCGAGAACATCACTCCTGAAGTCGGGGTACAGATAAGACAGTTGCTTCTGGTGGAGCTGGCTGCACTACTGAGGAG CTACCAGCGCACCTTTGATGAATTCCTAGAGAAGAGCAAACTGCTGACAAATTACAGGGCCAACATCATCGCCAACATCAACAACTGCCTGTCCTTCCG AACATCTGTGGAGCAGAAGTGGCAGATACCTCAAGATTCCCTGAACCACATGCTGGATCCCTTGAAAGATCTTAAGGCTCATGGCTTCGACACCCTGCTCCAGAGCCTGTTTTCAGACCTGAAG CCACTGTTCAAGAAGTTCACACAGACCCGCTGGGCAACGCCAGTTGAGACCCTGGAGGAAATCATCACTACTGTGGGCATCAGGCTGCCTGAGTTCTCGGAACTGAAGGACTGTTTTCAGGAG GAGCTCATGGGGGCCGTGCACCTGCACCTGGTGAAGGAGTACATCATCCGGCTCAGCAAACGGCGCGTGGTCCTCAAGactgaggagcagcagcagcagctggcaagGCACATCCTCGCCAATGCCGACGTCATTCAGCATTTCTGCACTCAGAAT ggctCCAACGCAACCTGGCTGAACCAAGCCCTCCCTAGGCTCGCTGAGATCATTCACCTGCAAGATTCCAATGCCATTAAGATTGAAGTGGCCACATATGCCACCTTGTACCCTGACTTCAG CAAAGGCCACCTGAACGCCATCCTGGCCATCAAGGGAAATCTACTAAGCAGTGAAGTCAGGAGCATCCGGAATATACTGGACATCAACACAGGGGTGCAGGAGCCTTCCAGGCCCCTATTTTCACTTATAAAAGTTGGTTAA